In Sphingobacterium sp. lm-10, one DNA window encodes the following:
- a CDS encoding LacI family DNA-binding transcriptional regulator, which produces MKKKRQTSITDLAKELGLSASTVSRALRHHPAISEHTTNRVLELAERLKYQPNRLALGLLHDTTGVIGVVVPEITGYFFATVISGVQDMVSEAGYKLLIYQTNESFEEERELLLDMAALRLDGVLISPSHETKDYQHFEQLRNAGIPLVIFDRDCPNFEADKVLVDSYTGAYEAVDYLISSGSKRIVHIAGPISFPTFKQRLDGYLDAHYENNLRINSELIIRSDDFSAEAGFNAIDRLFATQQVFDAIFAVNDAVAIGALHNLRERGYAIPHDIAVIGFDDEPYAQHFYPTLSTVWQPAYELGMLSAKILLDYFSKEGAPNAYRCEVMKPELVIRESSSRKLTPS; this is translated from the coding sequence ATGAAAAAAAAACGTCAAACCTCTATCACCGACCTTGCGAAAGAGCTTGGCCTATCAGCGTCCACCGTCTCACGTGCACTGCGGCACCACCCCGCAATAAGCGAACACACCACAAACAGGGTATTGGAACTCGCCGAACGGCTTAAATACCAACCTAATCGATTGGCATTAGGTCTGCTTCATGATACAACCGGTGTTATTGGCGTTGTTGTTCCAGAAATTACAGGTTATTTTTTTGCGACGGTCATCAGCGGAGTGCAGGATATGGTAAGCGAAGCTGGCTATAAGCTCTTGATCTACCAAACCAACGAATCATTTGAGGAGGAACGAGAACTATTACTGGATATGGCGGCTCTGCGATTGGATGGTGTACTCATCAGTCCAAGCCACGAAACAAAGGATTACCAACATTTTGAACAGTTAAGAAACGCGGGAATACCCTTAGTTATTTTCGATCGCGATTGTCCAAATTTTGAAGCTGATAAAGTTTTGGTGGATAGTTATACAGGAGCCTATGAAGCCGTAGACTACCTGATCAGCAGCGGTTCCAAACGAATTGTCCATATAGCTGGTCCGATCTCTTTCCCTACATTTAAACAACGACTGGATGGCTATCTCGACGCACATTATGAAAACAATCTTCGGATAAATTCCGAATTGATTATTCGCAGCGACGATTTTTCCGCAGAAGCAGGTTTCAATGCCATTGATAGATTGTTTGCGACGCAACAGGTTTTTGATGCTATTTTCGCTGTTAACGATGCTGTCGCTATCGGTGCTTTACACAATCTGCGTGAACGCGGATATGCCATACCCCATGACATTGCTGTCATCGGTTTCGATGATGAGCCTTATGCACAGCACTTTTACCCCACCCTCTCCACCGTATGGCAACCAGCTTATGAATTGGGTATGTTATCGGCAAAAATCTTGTTAGACTACTTTTCGAAGGAAGGCGCTCCAAATGCTTACCGTTGCGAAGTGATGAAGCCAGAGCTCGTTATCCGTGAATCCTCGAGCCGCAAATTGACCCCCTCATAG
- a CDS encoding class II fructose-bisphosphate aldolase, with translation MIVSPNVLFKHCYGDYAIAAINVFTLEQVLAVFRAAELSDSPVIIQTTPAARDYATAQSLLAMILATAKQHPDVVYALHLDHGNELHIDSALQDGRYNSVMIDASHDPFPENCKRTKAVVDAAHLQGIFVEAELGVLSGVEDDLIVDVSLSAYTQPEQAASFVQQTGCDSLAVAVGTSHGAYKFKGDQGIRFDVLAAIQHELPSFPLVLHGGSAVSAAEIERINAVGGSLLQDARGVSDQEIRRAIGFGVCKVNVATDLRVLWTRVHREFFANQPQVFDPVAPGKLYIDALTKFCMDKFQCLNSVEKAAYFRDGKQSNL, from the coding sequence ATGATTGTTTCTCCCAATGTATTGTTTAAGCATTGTTATGGCGATTATGCCATCGCGGCGATCAACGTATTTACGCTTGAGCAGGTGCTGGCGGTATTTCGTGCAGCAGAGCTCAGCGATTCACCGGTCATTATCCAAACAACGCCCGCTGCTCGGGATTATGCTACTGCGCAGTCGCTCCTGGCTATGATTTTGGCAACGGCAAAACAGCACCCTGACGTGGTGTATGCCCTACATCTGGATCACGGCAACGAGCTCCATATAGACTCCGCTTTGCAGGACGGCCGATACAATTCTGTCATGATCGACGCATCCCACGACCCATTCCCAGAAAATTGCAAGCGTACCAAAGCGGTGGTGGATGCAGCTCATCTGCAAGGCATTTTTGTAGAGGCAGAGCTTGGCGTATTGAGCGGCGTAGAGGATGATTTAATCGTTGATGTTTCTTTGTCCGCATATACCCAGCCGGAGCAAGCAGCTTCATTTGTGCAGCAGACAGGTTGTGATAGCTTGGCCGTTGCCGTGGGTACGAGCCACGGCGCTTATAAATTTAAGGGAGATCAGGGCATTCGCTTCGATGTCCTTGCTGCCATCCAACATGAATTGCCCAGCTTTCCACTTGTGCTGCACGGTGGATCTGCCGTTTCGGCTGCCGAAATCGAGCGGATCAATGCGGTAGGCGGCTCTCTATTACAAGACGCAAGAGGCGTTTCCGATCAGGAAATACGTCGGGCCATCGGGTTTGGAGTATGCAAAGTGAATGTGGCAACGGATCTACGCGTATTGTGGACACGTGTGCATCGCGAGTTTTTTGCTAATCAACCGCAGGTGTTCGATCCTGTAGCTCCAGGAAAGCTATACATCGATGCGCTTACCAAGTTTTGTATGGATAAATTTCAGTGTTTGAACTCCGTGGAGAAGGCCGCTTACTTCCGGGACGGCAAGCAAAGTAATCTATAG
- the iolB gene encoding 5-deoxy-glucuronate isomerase — protein sequence MKRSEKYPLVVNAEDQQENYQYITREDAGWQYLNFGARRMLAGETWTVDTLEQEYAIILLGGDYIVESDCGSWKTTNGRRDVFSGMPHVLYLPRRTKFTLTASSTVLDLAYGWCETDKDFAPVFKKPEELAVEIRGGDNASRQINDLLGPGFPCHRLVVVEVYTPSGNWSSFPAHKHDERVVDKEGELLEARLEETYFYKVAKPQGYAMQRVYTSDGSLDEVAIARNNDVVMVPRGYHPVVAGHGYDVYYLNFLAGSDQSLANTPDPEHAWIFDTWTGIDDRLPLVSAIMNTLKR from the coding sequence ATGAAAAGATCGGAGAAGTATCCTTTGGTTGTAAATGCCGAGGATCAGCAGGAAAACTACCAATATATTACCCGGGAAGATGCCGGGTGGCAATACCTGAATTTTGGTGCGCGCCGCATGCTGGCTGGCGAAACATGGACAGTAGATACCTTGGAACAGGAGTATGCCATTATCTTACTGGGTGGAGATTACATCGTGGAAAGTGACTGCGGTTCCTGGAAAACAACAAACGGACGTCGCGACGTTTTTTCGGGTATGCCGCACGTATTGTATCTACCCCGTCGTACTAAGTTTACGCTTACAGCTAGTAGTACCGTACTTGATCTTGCATACGGTTGGTGTGAAACGGATAAAGATTTTGCGCCGGTGTTTAAGAAGCCGGAAGAGCTGGCTGTAGAGATTCGTGGGGGCGACAATGCAAGCCGACAAATAAATGACCTGTTGGGGCCGGGCTTTCCCTGCCATCGCTTGGTCGTCGTAGAGGTGTACACCCCCTCGGGGAATTGGAGTTCTTTTCCTGCCCACAAGCACGATGAACGCGTCGTCGATAAAGAAGGGGAGCTCTTGGAAGCTCGTTTGGAGGAAACGTATTTCTATAAAGTGGCCAAGCCACAGGGATATGCCATGCAACGAGTTTACACGAGTGATGGTTCTCTTGATGAGGTCGCAATAGCGCGAAACAACGATGTAGTGATGGTGCCTAGAGGCTACCATCCTGTGGTAGCTGGACATGGATATGATGTCTATTACCTAAATTTCTTGGCTGGATCTGACCAATCATTAGCGAACACACCTGACCCCGAACATGCTTGGATATTTGATACTTGGACAGGTATTGATGATCGACTCCCTTTGGTTTCTGCTATAATGAATACCCTAAAAAGATAA
- the iolC gene encoding 5-dehydro-2-deoxygluconokinase, producing MKRYDVLTVGRSSIDLYSQNIGAEFVEIKGFDAFVGGSPLNIATGCARLGLKTALLTGVGYDKVGDFILNFLEKEGIETAFIPRIAHARSSAVLLGIQPPDTFPLVFYRNNAADSQINIDHVNAIPMNEVRLLEISGTALHVEPSRSAVFFAVERANQTGTNTLLDIDFRADQWADVRSFGIMTRALLPKIDIAIGTEEELLAAMLEDASQVTIEHQQISAPSISGDIDQAIEGVLSLGVQILIVKRGANGVSIYEAGKERVDVPGFPVLPLNVLGAGDAFASGFIYGYLQGWSLYKCCRMGNASGAQVVLESGCANFMPRLSQSMAFIEKYGGF from the coding sequence ATGAAAAGATACGATGTTTTAACCGTTGGTCGTTCCTCCATTGATCTGTATTCGCAGAATATCGGAGCCGAATTTGTCGAAATAAAAGGATTTGATGCCTTTGTAGGCGGATCTCCATTGAATATTGCCACAGGCTGCGCACGACTTGGCTTAAAAACGGCCTTGCTGACAGGTGTAGGTTATGATAAAGTAGGTGATTTCATTTTAAACTTTTTGGAAAAGGAAGGCATAGAAACTGCTTTTATCCCACGCATTGCCCATGCGCGCAGCAGTGCCGTACTATTGGGCATACAGCCACCGGATACTTTTCCTTTGGTTTTTTATCGGAACAATGCTGCCGACTCGCAGATCAATATTGATCACGTGAATGCGATACCAATGAACGAGGTACGTTTACTGGAGATTTCGGGTACGGCATTGCACGTTGAACCTAGTCGCAGTGCTGTGTTTTTTGCGGTTGAGCGAGCGAATCAGACGGGCACAAATACGTTATTAGACATTGACTTTCGTGCCGATCAATGGGCTGACGTTCGTTCTTTTGGGATTATGACCCGTGCGCTCTTGCCCAAGATTGATATTGCCATCGGCACCGAAGAGGAATTGTTGGCAGCCATGTTAGAAGATGCTTCCCAAGTAACCATCGAGCACCAACAGATTTCTGCTCCCAGCATTTCCGGTGATATTGATCAAGCTATAGAGGGGGTATTGTCTTTGGGAGTGCAGATTCTGATCGTGAAGCGTGGGGCCAATGGAGTAAGCATCTATGAAGCCGGAAAGGAACGCGTTGACGTGCCCGGCTTTCCGGTGTTACCGTTGAACGTATTGGGGGCAGGTGATGCGTTCGCGTCAGGTTTTATCTACGGATACCTGCAAGGTTGGAGTTTGTACAAGTGCTGCAGGATGGGAAATGCAAGCGGAGCACAAGTAGTCTTGGAATCGGGTTGCGCCAATTTTATGCCCCGCCTGTCTCAATCGATGGCCTTTATTGAAAAGTATGGCGGCTTTTAG
- the iolD gene encoding 3D-(3,5/4)-trihydroxycyclohexane-1,2-dione acylhydrolase (decyclizing), producing the protein MKKTVTLTVAQAIIQYLDQQSVERDGEINKFFAGCFGIFGHGNVGGIGQALSEYPNFRYYQSRNEQAMVHAAAAYARMKNRMETFACTASIGPGATNMLTAAASATINRLPVLLLPGDTFATRHVDPALQQLESFHSADLSVNDCFRPVSRFWDRITRPEQVIASLPQVLRVLTSPAETGAVTLCLPQDVQTESFAFPIELFEPKTWFIARPLPDTTLLDRAVAKIRTARKPLIVAGGGVLYSEASAALQRFVDQTGIPVAETFAGKGALRYDHPQALGAAGATGTEGANVYAAEADLVIGIGTRYSDFTTASNTAFQNDAVTFININITAFDAYKQSALPLVGDARATLEALLLRLEGYQVDADYRARAQFFNEQWDQRVTAAYTPLAADSLSQAEIIGLVNEYAAPEDVVLCAAGSLPGDLHKLWRTRDPKGFHVEYGYSCMGYEIAGGLGAKMATPSREVYVMVGDASFLMLSADIITSIQEGYKLIIILINNHGYASIGGLSRSLGMEGFGTQYRARNNESGQLDGGLLPVNLAENARSLGAIVLEAHRPDDFAEALQVAKTTDSTTVIYVETAGERKMAGYGHAWWEVPIASVAYNAKVCEAYQKNSEQKERQRYHL; encoded by the coding sequence ATGAAAAAGACGGTTACACTTACCGTCGCACAGGCGATTATCCAATATTTGGATCAACAATCGGTCGAGCGAGACGGTGAAATCAATAAATTTTTTGCAGGATGCTTTGGCATCTTTGGGCACGGCAATGTGGGTGGTATCGGACAGGCGCTGTCTGAATATCCAAACTTTCGTTACTACCAGTCACGGAATGAACAGGCGATGGTGCATGCCGCTGCGGCCTACGCCAGAATGAAAAATCGTATGGAGACCTTTGCTTGCACAGCATCTATCGGACCCGGTGCTACCAATATGCTCACTGCGGCTGCGTCAGCTACCATAAATCGCCTGCCAGTTTTACTGCTGCCTGGAGACACTTTTGCTACGCGCCATGTCGATCCAGCGCTGCAGCAGCTGGAATCATTTCATAGCGCAGATCTGTCCGTGAATGATTGTTTTCGTCCGGTTTCTCGTTTTTGGGATCGCATCACTCGACCCGAACAGGTCATTGCATCGCTTCCCCAAGTGTTACGTGTGCTCACGTCACCCGCTGAGACGGGAGCAGTGACGCTTTGTTTGCCACAGGATGTACAGACAGAATCTTTCGCTTTTCCGATCGAACTGTTTGAGCCGAAAACATGGTTTATCGCTCGGCCTTTGCCCGATACGACATTGCTGGATCGGGCCGTTGCCAAAATTCGTACCGCTAGAAAACCTTTGATTGTTGCCGGCGGTGGTGTCCTATATAGTGAGGCGAGTGCGGCACTTCAACGCTTTGTAGATCAAACGGGTATTCCGGTGGCGGAAACTTTTGCCGGAAAAGGCGCGCTGCGCTACGACCACCCCCAGGCGCTGGGCGCTGCGGGTGCTACGGGAACGGAGGGCGCAAATGTTTATGCAGCCGAGGCTGACCTGGTGATCGGAATAGGTACGCGATACAGCGATTTCACTACGGCTTCTAACACGGCTTTTCAAAATGATGCGGTAACCTTTATCAATATCAACATCACCGCATTTGATGCTTATAAACAATCCGCATTACCACTTGTCGGTGATGCTAGAGCTACCTTAGAAGCGCTGCTGCTCCGGCTGGAAGGCTACCAAGTGGATGCTGATTATCGCGCGCGTGCGCAATTTTTTAACGAACAATGGGATCAACGCGTGACAGCGGCCTATACGCCACTTGCAGCGGATAGTTTATCGCAAGCAGAGATCATCGGATTGGTCAACGAATATGCTGCTCCAGAAGATGTAGTACTCTGTGCCGCTGGTAGTTTACCGGGAGATCTGCACAAGCTGTGGCGTACACGAGATCCCAAAGGTTTCCATGTAGAGTATGGATATTCTTGTATGGGTTATGAGATCGCTGGTGGCCTAGGCGCAAAGATGGCAACCCCATCGCGAGAAGTTTATGTAATGGTGGGCGATGCCAGCTTTTTAATGTTGTCTGCTGATATAATAACCTCCATACAAGAAGGATACAAGCTTATTATTATCCTGATTAATAACCACGGCTACGCCAGTATTGGAGGGCTTTCCAGATCCCTGGGTATGGAAGGTTTTGGTACACAATATCGCGCTCGTAACAACGAGTCGGGTCAGTTAGACGGCGGATTACTACCAGTGAATCTAGCAGAAAATGCTCGCAGTTTAGGCGCTATCGTGTTGGAAGCGCATCGGCCGGACGACTTCGCGGAAGCGCTACAGGTTGCTAAAACAACAGATAGTACAACAGTGATCTATGTCGAGACCGCTGGCGAACGTAAAATGGCGGGCTATGGACATGCTTGGTGGGAGGTGCCGATCGCTTCCGTTGCCTACAATGCTAAGGTGTGCGAAGCGTATCAAAAAAATAGCGAACAGAAAGAGCGTCAGCGCTATCATCTCTAA